The Athene noctua chromosome 25, bAthNoc1.hap1.1, whole genome shotgun sequence region TGATGTATCTTCCAGAATTCTGTGCCCAACAAACTCTACTGTCTCCTtatgattacttttttttgttatggCCTCCTTTGAATTCCAGTTTTCTTGCATTCTGAATTACGCTGACCATCGCCAGTGATTAATAAATAGCTACTTGTGACAGTGAAAGGGTCTTTCTACTGAAGGACCTGCACAATCCCTCTAAAATGCTGGGAGGCCACTGCCTGGAACCATGGGGTAAGGAACTGCAAGTATAAGCTCTCCAGGTTTCcctgagaggaagaggaggtcGAGGTTGATCTTTGTCCTAATTTAACGTCACCACAAATCAATTTCTTATTCCCAGCTGAGACCTGTTAAGGGAAATGCCTTAGTATCCCTCCCTGTAGTTATCCTGTATGTAGCCTGACACATCCATCCTAACCAAACTGGCCTCCTGTCAGCCTCACAATCCACTGGCATGCCCCTGGGAGGTCTCTCATGAGACCATCTTTTCCACTACGCCTGCTTCGCTCTTTCGTGGTTCCTACTATTGACAGCCGCAGCAAATTTTTCCAAAGTCTGTCATACTGCCCCAGCTGCATCATCTTGCACATGCGccaagggacagggcagggcagagcccaccagcaggcagcagcaggggctgcaTAGGGGAAGCCCCATGCTACCCATACTATGGGTACATGGTTGCACTTGGCCTGTGCCCTGCTCGCATCACCCACTGCAACTCGGGTGCCCCATCCCACCAGCTGTTGCGCCAGGCCTCACCTTGATCAGCTTGCAGCGGATCTGGGCAGACACCATATGGCTGTTGCGGAGGTTGCCGACACGGAACATGAGGCAGAGCTTGCCATCCCGCTGCGAGACGACTGCAGCATGGCTGAACATGAGGGTCTCAGCTCGCTTCTTGGGCTGGGACATCTTGATGAACATGCAGCCAATGAGGAACGCATCAACGATGGAGCCCAGCAGTGACTGGAAAAGGAAGAGCACTATGCCCTCTGGGCAGCGCTCGGTAATGTAGCGGTGCCCGTAGCCAATGGTGGCCTCGGTCTCTATGAAGAAgaggaaggcagaaggaaagTTGTACACGTTGGCCACACACGGACTGTAGGTGTCATCGTGCGCCCGGTGCAGGTCACCTCGCAGGTAGGCGATGCCCCACCACATCGAGGCCATGACCAGCCAAGCGACTGTGTAGGTCAGCAGGAAGATGAGCAGGTTCCAGCGCCACTTGAGGTCCACCAGTGTGGTGAAGAGGTCGGACAGGTAGCGGCTGCTCTCACCACCCAGGTTCCCGTGTTGCACGTTGCAGCGCCCGTTCTTGTCCACAAAGCGCTGCCGCTCTCTGCGGGTGCCGCTGCGAGCCGGGCCCACCGCCTGGTACTCGTCCCCAAACTTCCTGCGCACAGTTGACATGCTGCCGGCTGCCAGGCCCTCTGCGAGCACGGCGAGgacgcggcggggcgcggcggcacCTCGCCGCGGGCGCGAAGCAGCCGTCAGGCGCGGCGCCGGCCCCCGGGAAGGACCGCACCCTGAGGCCCGCCGAGCGGCAGTCGGCCGCCGCCAGTGCGTTCCGCTCGCCGGCAGCGCGGGGAAGATCCGGCAGAGCAGCCAGAGGAGACCGAGaacgcggcggcggctccgcgcagCCGGCGGGTGAGAGGGACCGGGAGAGGAGCGGGGGCAGAGCCGGGCGGGCCCCGGGGGAAGCGGAGGGACGAGTGTCACCCCCGGGCTGGGCGACGGGCCGCCGACCTCTTCTTGCTCCGAGCCGACTGAGGTCCGCGCCTCTTCCGCGCTCGGAGACCCTCGGGCGAGCGTGAATGAGTACAAACGCCGTTTCACCGTCACACCCTGGTAGCGGAGTTCAGGCTGCCGGAGATTGGATGTATAATGTCAGCGGCACCGAGTCATCTGCC contains the following coding sequences:
- the LOC141970460 gene encoding G protein-activated inward rectifier potassium channel 1-like isoform X2, whose translation is MSTVRRKFGDEYQAVGPARSGTRRERQRFVDKNGRCNVQHGNLGGESSRYLSDLFTTLVDLKWRWNLLIFLLTYTVAWLVMASMWWGIAYLRGDLHRAHDDTYSPCVANVYNFPSAFLFFIETEATIGYGHRYITERCPEGIVLFLFQSLLGSIVDAFLIGCMFIKMSQPKKRAETLMFSHAAVVSQRDGKLCLMFRVGNLRNSHMVSAQIRCKLIKE